Part of the Citrus sinensis cultivar Valencia sweet orange chromosome 2, DVS_A1.0, whole genome shotgun sequence genome, TATTTGTACTTCGCCTGCGAATCAAGTTTAGACCTGAGGACTCAAACTCGCTTTCAGACGATGAAATGTTAGATGATACAGATGACTCAGGAATTGAGCTTGATCCTGCTGGTGGCGGTGTTTGATATCTGAAACTCTGAGAAGCTAGGGACTGTTGTGGTCTTGAGGCTTCCGGAGGTCGCTGCCCTTGAGCCTCCTCAGCCAATCGCCTGATGAGGTTCATAATAGTAGGAAGAAACTTTGATGAAATGGAAAGAATGCCTGGCAGCTGGTAGCAGAGCAAAACAAGACATGAGACTCACATACAGCATCCATCTACTTATAAAAGCAAATTACACTgactaaaaagataaaaacaacttaatatgAAATGCATCAAGGATATTTGATTTCATAACTCTTCTATTTATCTCTCTAACGCAAACTGAAACAAAGTCTAACTGAAAGCATGATTTCACTATCAGATTAATACAAGCAAATGCATGTTCAAGTTATTTGCCACAAGCCCGAAGGTGTAATATGACAATCAAAGAGAATAGACCTCAATCTAAAATTGAGAGTATCAGTAACATTTTGATGTACAATCTATAAACCCTAGTAAATGTAAGATATAATCAATTACATTATAACTACTATGCAAACTTGAACAGCTACAATTTCAGAAACAACCACCTCACAAAAGAGTTCGATGAGAGAACAATTAGAAACAGGATGTTAATGACCAATAAGCAACCATTGAGGATTTAACAAAGATCCCTTGATTTTAATAGCCTTTTGCCTGTGCAAAGTGCATGTGTTATCTAAAGACTCTCTTAAAATACTCACAGCTCCATGTCGAAACTCCGCCGCAATGTCCATCTGTACCCATAAGGCTCTCAAAAGCAGATATGCAACAAACAAAATCATGAGGTAAAGAGGATTCCTGTTACACAAGCAGAACACCCGTCAATAAACCAAATGACTAACGCTAGGGGTAGGCTCAAATTAGTATACACTGTACAAGAATGATCAATCTGGATGGGCATCATTACTTTAAGAGGAGCATGAACTCGTTAAAACCAAGTACAGCCATTGTCAAAATTGCCCAAGGAGGAGGCATCCAGTTGTTATTCTTCTTGTGAGCCTCCTGTGGTGAGCAGTATCATATATTAGTGCTAAATACTATACATGTCAGTGTATGCACTAATGACCCATTAGTGAGGAAACACAGAGAAAAAACAGCCAATCTTAAAATCATCTGAGCACATTTCTATATTATATGAAGAATTGCTGATGCAGTAAGCAGTAAGGTCTAGAAATGATTAAAAGTAGCATATTATGACGCTAGCTCTACAGATGGGAGCAGAGATTCAAGATTAGAGCaggagaaaaattttaaacagtGAAAGTGTGAACTAATACACATTCAATATTTCAACAAGCGCACTAGTTCTATGCTTAGCATCTGTAATAATTGGAACATGATTAAggcttttcctttttcttttccttacATTTACTGCATGCTTTTACATTGAAAAAAGTCACAAACTTCCTGTCTTTCCATACATTAACAAAACCATGACTTTTATTACTTTCATTAGAACTCACAGCCCCAACCTACATATCAACTCAGAACACTGAAAACTTCAAACAGTTGCCCACTAAATTCCACCACCACATGCCTGTACATGTGAAGTCTCCATGGTTCAGACTTTTACAAGTATAATGCAATGATACAGAACACAAGATTATCCCAGTGAACATGAAATAGTATGCatgaaattagaaaatcaagaaAGCTTAGAAAGGTGAACTTTGTGAATCATAGAAATTCacaatttccaaatttcaattaatgCAAAGAATTTACAGTCAGCCACTCATGAACAGAAAACTTCCCCaaattcattataaaatttaatttctctgcAGACTTGTCAGATAAATAAGGCAGATACAATCAACTTAATTTAGCAAATGCAAAGGACAATATACATACaaactaatttgaaaaattgctGTCCAGCAggcaaataaatttaaggacAGTTACTGATGCAAACACTCACATGCCAACAAGTATGTCATCAAATGCTAGGTGAGAGTTCTTGCAAACAAAAGAATGTACTATATGTACCTGCGCGGAAATAGCTTGAGTAACTGTATACTCAGTTTCTGCTTTAAACTGTCTCCACAAAGATTTGCATTGCACTGGTGTTATCAGCTTATCTTGTGGAGAAACCTAGTTCATTTTGCATCAGCTATgagaattttgataaaaaacgATATACTCTAGGAACAAACTACCAGTATTAGCTAAAGACTACCTCCTCCCACATGCTTGAGGCAAGAGGGTCAACAGAATCTCCTATACTCCTATCCCGAGGCAATGATGCAGCAGCAGTTCCGTCCATTAGAGAGGAAAACAGCAAACTCTCAACTTTATCTGGTTTCTCATCCAAGCGTATGGCAGCCATGACAGATAAAAGCCTCAATGACTGCACCAAGGTGATAGTAAAAGAGAAATCAGATATAATCATACTGCAGGTAGTTGATCTCCCATTGATAAGAAAGCCATGTAAAATTACCGCGGCACGAGCATCCTTTGTTATTGTCCTGATGTCCTCTTTTCCAGTCCAAACCCTTGGCAAAGAGTCATTGTCATGATTGAAGACTGTTGAGAATCTGAAATATATTTACAGGGTATTAAGCAACaaagatgataataatattaaaaatatcttatcaagatgataataatattaaaaatttcttatgaagatgataataataataaccttccAATGAGTGATCTCCCATTTGACCAAGctaaaagacaagaaaaacacaaataaaatatctttacCTGTCCTTCATGCGGATCAGAACTTTTCCAGCTTCTTCTCTTGCCTTTTTCACCACAACATTCCTTGCATAGCTCCTTAAATTTTGCACCATTGTGTCAACTGCAGCTTGATCCATTTCAAAACCAGCAATTGCAGTTGAAAACTTCAATACAGCAGCTTCAGTCTCACGTTTAAGAAGCCTTCTTATTGATGCCCAGGTATCTTCATCACCAACTTCAAATAGGGATTCTACAGGTCCACTAAGTGCTTCAGTAAGATTTTTCTGCATTCAATAAGGTGTCAACATGGGAGTCTCAAGTAAATGCATATAAAAATAGTGTGTAAAGAGCAATGTTAACTCAAAAAGCAGTTATGAAGTACTGTATTAGCCAAGAAAATAACCTCATGGTCAGCTATTATTGCAGACAGCTTGACACTGCGAACAGATGATGCTTCTGTATCTATATCACGGCGAAGTTTTTCTCGGACTTTTGAAGCATCCCACTTAGCCTGTCTTATAGCAGCATCTGAGAGAGGAGTTATTGAATTGTCATATCAGACTGCTAATAAGCATGTACACAAGTTGACCATCAAAAGTAAAGATTTGTTCCTAGTATGTAAGAGAATAAGAGGGAGACCCGGTTGGGGGGGGGGCGGTGTTGCgaggggggagagagagagagaaacaatgAAGACCACCCAATCATTGAGTTGGTGGAAGTGGCCAAAATTATGAGTTTTATAGCAGCAAAGGGTGTTTGAAGAACTTAGAAAATTCCTAGTGAGGAGAAAAAATCCATCAAACAAGATTTTTACAAGCCTCTGTTCTAATTTCTTGCCAAACATCCTACTTTAGAATGTTTTCCAATACCATACAAGTCTTAATTAgccattaataattatcaaataaactattaaaattccctgtaatttttttggggggggccGAGGGGGGAGAGACAGAGAAACAATGAAGACCACCCAATCGTTGAGTTGGTGGAAGTGACCAAAATTATGAGTTTTATAGCAGCAAAGGGTGTTTGAAGAACTTAGAAAATTCCAAGTGAGGAGAAAAAATCCATCAAACAAGATTTTTACCAGCCTCTGTTCTAATTCCTGCCAAACATCCTACTTTAGAATGTTTTCCAATACCATACAAGTCTTAATTAgccattaataattatcaaataaactataaaaactccCTGTAATGCTGCACCACTTCATTCACGTATTTAAATTGGTCAACAACCCCTGTGAGTTCTGAGATTTACTGTAGTCAAGCCAAAACTTAGTCACGGTAAGAATTTAAGAGTACACCTAAACACAGATCGAGTTccatattgtaaatattatgcAGTCAAGCAGAAGGGGTAGTTCTCTACCTCACCGTTGAAGGGGATATGAAGCATTTATGGAGACAAGTACAAATGgggaagaaggaaaaaagagcACTAGCTGAATAGTAAACTGgctaaaattacaaaacagTACGAATTTCCATATGGCTTTAATGTAAAAATCCGGAGCTTCAATCATGAGATAAACATACAAAAATTGACTTCCTTATcagaaaaaaattctaatattgaGGCAGCAGTCAACTGAAGTTCACCAACAAAAAATAGGTACACGATTATAATT contains:
- the LOC102622723 gene encoding protein ROOT HAIR DEFECTIVE 3 homolog 2 isoform X2, whose product is MGMADECCCMQLIDGNGEFNVDGLENFVRTTKLNHCGLSYAVVAIMGPQSSGKSTLMNHLFHTNFREMDAFRGRSQTTKGIWIAKCVGIEPFTIAMDLEGSDSRERGEDDTTFEKQSALFALAIADIVLINMWCHDIGREQAANKPLLKTVFQVMMRLFSPRKTTLLFVIRDKTKTPLEYLEPILREDIQKVEVTALSSYEEKEEQFKEQVAELRQRFFHSISPGGLAGDRQGVVPASGFSFSAQQIWRVIKENKDLDLPAHKVMVATVRCEEIANDKLRRLSADEGWLALEEAVQEGPVSGFGKRLSSVLDTYLSEYDMEAVYFDEGVRNAKRKQLESKALDFVYPTYSTLLGHLRSKAFESFKIQLEQSLKKGEGFAASVRTCTQSCMLEFDRGCADAAIRQAKWDASKVREKLRRDIDTEASSVRSVKLSAIIADHEKNLTEALSGPVESLFEVGDEDTWASIRRLLKRETEAAVLKFSTAIAGFEMDQAAVDTMVQNLRSYARNVVVKKAREEAGKVLIRMKDRFSTVFNHDNDSLPRVWTGKEDIRTITKDARAASLRLLSVMAAIRLDEKPDKVESLLFSSLMDGTAAASLPRDRSIGDSVDPLASSMWEEVSPQDKLITPVQCKSLWRQFKAETEYTVTQAISAQEAHKKNNNWMPPPWAILTMAVLGFNEFMLLLKNPLYLMILFVAYLLLRALWVQMDIAAEFRHGALPGILSISSKFLPTIMNLIRRLAEEAQGQRPPEASRPQQSLASQSFRYQTPPPAGSSSIPESSVSSNISSSESEFESSGLNLIRRRSTNIPEAESS